The stretch of DNA CCATTGAGGGAAGCAGAAGAGGGGGGGGCATTAGTACTTCCTTTTTCATCCAATACAATAAGTTTGCTTTCCACTCGATTGCCCATCCAATACATTGCTAAAGGAAGCAAAAGCAGCAGCAAAAACATGCAAACTAAATTCATGGTAGAAAATATCGTACTACTAAAGGGCACCAACCCAATTTGATCCACAAATTTATGCCCTTCTTCAGCTACTTTTAGAGGAGCTGAGCCAGACAGCCCTCCATGCCAAACCATCAAGCCAGAGTAACCTGCTGCACCAATGAGGGGATAATTAATTGGGATTTGTTGTTGTGCCGCATATTCTCCTACTTTTCGGGCAAAAATTGCTCCCAAAATTAATGCAAGTCCCCAGTTAAAAAAAGCGACTAATATACTTACAAAGGTAACGATAAAAGCTGCTTTTGGGGTGCTCGTGCAGTGTTTTACCAAGCTATTGATTAATAATTTGGCAGGGCTAGTTAGTGCCAATACATGACCTAAAACAAGGATGAGCATCATTTGCATGGCAAATTTTAAGAACGTAAAAAAGCCTCCTTCCCAATAGGTTAAAATCTCTAGTAAATGCCATTGATCCGTTTGAGATTCTGTAAACAATAAAGCCAATAAAATGGTAAAAAAAGTTAATAAGATAGCGATGGTAAAAGGCGAAGGCAAAACACGCTGTGCTGTGCGAACAAATTTATCAGCAAAACTCATGACTTATTCAAATTTAAGGTACTTTTTATAGACTTCAAGAGAAGCCCTTTTTTGCATGCTGTAAAAGTGATTATTTTAACTCGTTTTTTAAAGCAAAGCCCAAATAGTTTTGTAAAAAATATTAGTTCTTTGACAAATCGCAAACTCACGCAGTAGCAACGCAGTTAATTGTGTGCTACAAATATAGGGCAAGGTGAGTTTATTCTATTTGGGATATTAGCACAGCACCTAGAAGCAAAGCGGTCTAGCATTTAAGATCGAAACATAACTCAGATAGAGAATAAATGTTAAAAATAAAAATTAGTTGAGCAAAGATGCTACACTCCTCGTTCTGTAAAAGGAAGAAAGATTTAGAATTGGGGTAATCCTCTTAAAAAAAAGATATATGAAAATAATTAAAATTTTAACGTTGACTGTAATTTGTTTCATGCTGTTTTCTTGCAGAGAGGATGAAATGGGAAAAATAACGAAATGGAGAATTAATCATTACACAGAAGATTGTGTAGGAGCATTCCCACAGAAATGCTTATTGGTGCAGGAAGGTGCATCGATAGGGACAGGCGATTGGCAGTATTTTTATTCTTTTATAAAAGGGTTTGAATACGAAGAAGGGTATGTCTACGATTTATTGGTTAAACAAACTGATATTATTGATCCTCCCATGGATGCTTCAAGCATAGATTATGAATTGGTTGAGCTATTGTCGAAAGAAAAACATTAATCCAACACAAAAAAAATGACTTAATGCTCAAAAAGCATTAAGTCATTTAATTAACTTAGAAAGTGAGTTGATTATACTTTTTCTAAAATAGTAGAAACAGCAGGAGTAACCCAACCGTTCGTCTCTTCAACTGTATTTTCTTTGATGTCAGTCAAGGCTTTTTTGATCATTGGACCAATCTTGCGATCTTCAATTGCTGGCAAGCTGTACACCACATTTTGATAAGAAATATCAGCAACATGAGAAACAACAGCAGCCGTTCCACTTCCAAACATTTCTTTTAGTTCCCCCGCTTTGTGCGCATCAATTAGCTCTTGAATTTCAATCGGGCGGACTTCGATATTGATACCCTTTTCTTTTAGTAAATGGATGATACTATCACGAGTAACACCATCTAGAATAGAATCCGTAGTAGGAGGGGTAAGAACGGTGTCGCCAATCACTGCAAAAATGTTCATGGTTCCGCACTCTTGTAAATATTTAAATTCTAGACCATCCAACCACAAAATTTGATCAAACCCTTCTTCTTTTGCAATCTCAGCAGGTTTTAACGTTGCTGCATAATTACCAGCAGCTTTTGCAAAGCCCATTCCTCCAGGAAATGCACGAACGTATTTTTGAGCTACCAAAATACGAACAGGTTTTGGATAGTAAGGACCTACAGGACCTGTGAAAACAATAAATTTATAAGAAGTAGAAGCACGTACTCCTAATGATTCGTCAGAAGCAAAAATAAAAGGACGAATATATAATGCGCTACCTGCTGTTTTAGGAATCCATTCTTTGTCAATAAGTGTCAATGAATTGACTGCTTCCAAGAATAATTCTTCTGGAACCGCAGGCATTCTCAAACGCTCGCTAGATCGGTTAAAACGTTGAGCATGTTTTTTGGCACGAAACAAAACAGGTTCTCCCGTTTGGGTACTAATATTAGCCTTCATACCTTCAAATACAGATTGTCCGTAATGCAAGGCCATCATGGACGGTGCAAAAGAAATATCTCCATAGGGAATCAATTGGCAATTTTGCCACGCTCCATCTTTATAATCTGCAACAAACATGTGGTCAGAAAATGTTTTGCCAAATGGCAAATTATCAATATCTAATCCTTCTCGTCTAGATTTTTCCGCCAACTGCACTTTTACTGGGTATTTCATAAGATACTAAATATTATGTATTATAAAATATATATTCAAACAAAATGAAATTTTAACTATTTCTATATATATAGTTTTATGTCATTTTGTAATTTTTATCAAAAGTACTAAAAATTTTGCATAATTCAAAATAACAAAATTATCGTTCAAAGTCTTGGGTTACTTTTTCTGTGTTTTAGAATAAAATTTTGTAAATGTCTATTTTTGTTGTTGAAGAATTATGTTTTGAGTATGCTTGGTTTGTTGAAATAAAATTTTGTGCAAAAATAAATGTGATTTTTTTCTAAAAAAAACGACTTTTGCAAATCATTTAATTTACTTTATGATATGGAAATAAAGAATAGAAAAGACCCCACAGCAGATTTTTACAATTTTGAAATTTATCCGCTTAAAACATCTAATGGATGGATCGAACAACTCAAAGATAAACGATCAATTGTTGTTGTACTCAATCGAATCATAGAAGAAGATTTAGTTTTATTGGCTAAAATTTTTCAAGCTATTGGAAAAAAAATGGAGGAAGAGGTCTGTCTTATTGATGGTTCGGATGGGCTTAATTATAAGGACCTTAGAGCCGTGTTAGATCTAGAGGAGTTATTGGTTTTTGGTATGACTCCCAATGAGATGGGCTTGCATTTAAGTATCAGTGCTTATCAAATAGTGGAGTTTCAAAATGCAAGGCTACTGTTTTCGCATGACCTCAATACTATTGCAAATGATCTTTCCAAGAAAAAGCAACTTTGGCAGCAATTGCAATTGCTTTTTTAATAGAAGGGCAAAGGGAGAATTGAATAGAGGATGTAAAGAAATTGTTAAAAAAAGAAAGAACAACAACTTTAGCTGGAATGGTGCTGTTATACCTTTATTTTTAATCTCCCCACGTTTTAAAATCCATTTATTTTATTCAATAGTTTTTTTTATAGCTAAAAGCTGGCGCAATTTTCGTGTTAAAAAGACATTGAATAGAAGGACTACTTTTTAATCTCCTTATTTAATTTTCTCAATAATCTTTTATGAAAAGTATTGTATTATTATTCTCTTGTTTACTTCTTTTATTGTCAACCCAATCTAATGGGCAGGAAAAGTTAACAAAGAATATCAAAGTCCCCAATATTACAACAACAGATGCCGTTGGACAAAAAATAAAACTTCAGACCCTACTCAAAGACAACAAAAAAGTATTAATTTGTTTTTTTAGACCTGTTTGGTGCCCGATTTGTAACCAACGCACTCATGAACTAATTGAGCGTTACGATGAACTCAAGAAAAAGGGAATTGAAGTACTTGCAATTTACCCTAGCAAACAAGAAACAATGGCACAATACGTTAAAGATGCCAAAATTCCTTTTCCTGTGATTTCAGATCCTGATGAGTTACTGTATAAACAATATGCTGTAGAGCGTTCTATGAAAAAGGTATTGGCTGCCATTGAGCGAGATGACATCAAAAAGGTAATTATAGAGGGGACAACCTTGTATGCTGGCAAAACCTATCCTAAAAACAATGAAAAATACGATGCCATCATCAATGCAGATTTTCTTGTTGGTGCCAAAAGAAACTTAGAAGTGGCTTATTATGGCGATTATATTGGTGATCATTACAGTTTAGATGAGTTATAAAATGTAGTTTATTGGGAATCACCAAGTCTACTAATTGGTTTATCCTTATCCATTTTAAATAAAAATAATGGACTTATCATGGGATTCTGTGTAAAATTCCCGAACTTTGCAGTCTAATTGGTAGACTGTGCCTTTTTTCAATGAATGTATGGAGCAATTTAAAACCTATTTTGAACTTGGGAATCTTAAAATAGGCGCTCGATCATTTTGTTGTCAAAACAAAAAGAAACAGTAGAATCAATAGATTATTTGCAATAACTATATAAAAAAATAGGAATGATAGAGTTGATGGCTCCCGCTGGTAATTTTGCAGCTATGCAAGCAGCGGTAGATGCAGGTGCAAATTCTGTATATTTTGGGGTAGAACAATTGAGTATGAGAGCTCGTTCTACTATGAATTTTACATTGGATGATCTAGATGAAGTGGTAGAGCGTTGCCAACCTAAAAATGTTAAGACATATATTACCTTAAATACAATTATATATGATCATGATTTAGGCTTGGCAAAAAAGATTGTAGATAAGGCGGTAAAGGCTGGAATCACTGCTGTGATTGCATCGGATCAGGCCGTTATACAATATGCAAAATCTAAAGGAATGCCTGTGCACATTTCTACTCAATTGAATGTGACCAATATTGAAACGGTAAAATTTTATAGCCTTTTTGCTGATGTAATGGTGCTTTCTAGAGAGCTTTCGGTTAGACAAGTTCAAAAAATTGTAGAGGCGGTTAAGCGAGACGATGTACGTGGTCCTAGTGGCGATTTAGTACGCATTGAAATTTTTGGTCATGGTGCTTTGTGTATGGCTGTTTCTGGAAAATGTTATTTGAGCTTGCACACGCAAAATTCTTCTGCGAATAGAGGGGCTTGTATCCAAAATTGCCGTAGAAAATACCGAGTAATTGATATAGAAGGTGGGCATGAATTGGAAATAGACAATGAGTATATCATGTCTCCTAAAGATTTGTGTACGCTTGATTTCTTAGATCAAGTTATTGCTACAGGTGTGGGCGTACTTAAGATTGAAGGACGTGGACGTGCTCCTGAATACGTTAAAACCGTTATAGAGTGCTATCGTGAAGCGATTGATGCTTATTATGAAGGAACGTATAATCAAGAAAAAATAGACGCTTGGATGGCTCGTTTGGCTAAGGTGTATAATCGTGGTTTTTGGAGCGGTTATTATTTGGGGCAAGAGATGGGAGAGTGGACTAAAAAACATGGTTCTTCTGCTCAACAAAAGAAAGTATTTTTAGGCAAAGGAATTCATTATTATCCAAAGGCAAAGGTGGCGCATTTCCAAATTGATTCTTATAGCTTGAGTGTGGGGGATAAAGTAGTTATTATTGGACCAACTACAGGAGTTGTTGAAACCGAAATTACGGAATTAATGGTTGATAGCAAGCAAGTAACAGAAGCTACTCGTGGCATGGATTGTACGTTTCCTTTGGAACAATTAATTCGAAAATCAGATAAGTTGTATAAACTTGTTGAGGTAGAAGTTGAAGCATAAATTATTATGGTAACAATAACACTACAACGCGCCAAATGCATTGGTTGTAATTACTGTTGTGAAATGGCCGCAGATCGTTGGGCAATGTCTAAAAAAGATGGAAAAACAGTACTGATTGGTGCAAAGGAAAAACGAGGGTTTTATACCGTTCGAGTAGGAGATCATGAATACGAAGACAATAAAAGGGCTGAAAAAGCTTGTCCTGTCAATATTATAAAAGTAAAATCAGTTTGATTAAGAAATAGGAAAGGTGCTTTATAAGCACCTTTTTTTTTGCCAACTACTAAATGATCCCATTCATCACCAAGGCAATTATTAAAATTAAGACGAGCAAAAATCCCAAGCTAAGAAGTAACACTGGAGAAACTGGGCGAATGCGTTTTAGTGGTGGTTGGTTCGAGTTTTTGCGCAACCGATTGACAATGGTATCAATGCTTTCATATTGTTCCATAGTGGGATTAATGGCACGAGTGGTGTCAATGGGAATCATATTGGCAGCAGGAAGCGCATCTTTGATGTTGCCCAATTCAGTTTCTATTTGCGTTTCTAATTGTTGTATT from Aureispira anguillae encodes:
- a CDS encoding short-chain fatty acid transporter, whose amino-acid sequence is MSFADKFVRTAQRVLPSPFTIAILLTFFTILLALLFTESQTDQWHLLEILTYWEGGFFTFLKFAMQMMLILVLGHVLALTSPAKLLINSLVKHCTSTPKAAFIVTFVSILVAFFNWGLALILGAIFARKVGEYAAQQQIPINYPLIGAAGYSGLMVWHGGLSGSAPLKVAEEGHKFVDQIGLVPFSSTIFSTMNLVCMFLLLLLLPLAMYWMGNRVESKLIVLDEKGSTNAPPSSASLNGAERLDHSSILAVIVGGTMVFIGLYKVIFNPLIKGQGFDWSFSFINPNYIIFMLFGLAILLHGSFAKFNQAVGQGIGGSAGIMIQFPLYAGIMGIMLSSGLVNVFSTIFVNISTSTTFPLFTFFSAGLVNIFVPSGGGQWLVQGPILIEASQQLQVPIEKSIMALCYGDQITNMLQPFWALPLLGITGLKAKEILPYTVFLLVVGVLIFCSILLLF
- a CDS encoding ferredoxin — translated: MVTITLQRAKCIGCNYCCEMAADRWAMSKKDGKTVLIGAKEKRGFYTVRVGDHEYEDNKRAEKACPVNIIKVKSV
- a CDS encoding peptidase U32 family protein, with product MIELMAPAGNFAAMQAAVDAGANSVYFGVEQLSMRARSTMNFTLDDLDEVVERCQPKNVKTYITLNTIIYDHDLGLAKKIVDKAVKAGITAVIASDQAVIQYAKSKGMPVHISTQLNVTNIETVKFYSLFADVMVLSRELSVRQVQKIVEAVKRDDVRGPSGDLVRIEIFGHGALCMAVSGKCYLSLHTQNSSANRGACIQNCRRKYRVIDIEGGHELEIDNEYIMSPKDLCTLDFLDQVIATGVGVLKIEGRGRAPEYVKTVIECYREAIDAYYEGTYNQEKIDAWMARLAKVYNRGFWSGYYLGQEMGEWTKKHGSSAQQKKVFLGKGIHYYPKAKVAHFQIDSYSLSVGDKVVIIGPTTGVVETEITELMVDSKQVTEATRGMDCTFPLEQLIRKSDKLYKLVEVEVEA
- a CDS encoding branched-chain amino acid aminotransferase, which translates into the protein MKYPVKVQLAEKSRREGLDIDNLPFGKTFSDHMFVADYKDGAWQNCQLIPYGDISFAPSMMALHYGQSVFEGMKANISTQTGEPVLFRAKKHAQRFNRSSERLRMPAVPEELFLEAVNSLTLIDKEWIPKTAGSALYIRPFIFASDESLGVRASTSYKFIVFTGPVGPYYPKPVRILVAQKYVRAFPGGMGFAKAAGNYAATLKPAEIAKEEGFDQILWLDGLEFKYLQECGTMNIFAVIGDTVLTPPTTDSILDGVTRDSIIHLLKEKGINIEVRPIEIQELIDAHKAGELKEMFGSGTAAVVSHVADISYQNVVYSLPAIEDRKIGPMIKKALTDIKENTVEETNGWVTPAVSTILEKV
- a CDS encoding DUF4377 domain-containing protein, whose amino-acid sequence is MKIIKILTLTVICFMLFSCREDEMGKITKWRINHYTEDCVGAFPQKCLLVQEGASIGTGDWQYFYSFIKGFEYEEGYVYDLLVKQTDIIDPPMDASSIDYELVELLSKEKH
- a CDS encoding peroxiredoxin family protein, coding for MKSIVLLFSCLLLLLSTQSNGQEKLTKNIKVPNITTTDAVGQKIKLQTLLKDNKKVLICFFRPVWCPICNQRTHELIERYDELKKKGIEVLAIYPSKQETMAQYVKDAKIPFPVISDPDELLYKQYAVERSMKKVLAAIERDDIKKVIIEGTTLYAGKTYPKNNEKYDAIINADFLVGAKRNLEVAYYGDYIGDHYSLDEL